The genome window GCCCCAGAGCATCGGCGTCGGCGTCAGCGCCTCGCGCAGCTCCGAGCCGGGCGCGCGAATGCGCGCGACATCGATGGGATTGATGCTGTTGATGCTGTTGCGGATGAAGGTGCTTTCGCCCCAGTTCACGACCTGATTGCCGAAGCGCAGCGCAACCGAACGGTCGGCGACGCGGAAGCGGCCGAAGACGAAGAGGTCGAGCAGGTCGATGTCGTGCTGCAGGCGTCCGCGCGCGCGCCGACCCAGCTCGTAATTGCCGGGCTCGCGGTCGCTTACCGGCAGACCGTCGGCGTCGAAGCGCGCCTCGCGGTCGTCGGCGTCCGTGGCGATCTGGTCGTAGAAGTAGCTGAAGCGCGAGAACAGGCCGTAGTTGCCGCGGCGCAACTCGAAGTCATGCGTCGCCTTGGCCACCGCCGCGACGACATCGCCGGCCTCGAAGCCGAGGTTGCCATCGTCGCCGTTGGCGGAACGCGCCAACCCGCCGTTGCTGATACCGATCTGATCGGCATCCGGGTCCTGCGTCCGGAATGTCGCGCCAATCGACAGCGTGGTATCCAGCCGCGCATCGAATCCCGCGACGTTGAAGCTGTTCGCCGGTGCCACCAGCGGCAGCGCCAGCGCCAGGCCAGCGGCGCCCAGGCGCAAGCGCCCCCCGAGTCTGCTCTGCATTGTCGTCTCCTTCGTCCCGCACCAAAACGGCCGGCCAGAAGCCGGAACCCATCTGCGTGGCGGTACGCGGCAGCGCCCGCCAACTTGTATATGCTCTGTTTACATCACTAATATGCGAGCGGTGGCCAAGGGACACCCGACTCCGGGCGCCAAGCTGGTGACCGGGGGCGACAGCGGCAAGCAAGGGGGACAAGCGATGCAACGGAGCGCAAGCAGCCTCAGCAGCTGGGCCCTCGCCATCCGGCGGACGCTGGACGACGCCGGGCACGACGGGCTGGCGCTAATGCACCGCGCCGGTATGGACCCGGCAGCGCTGAGCGACCCCGACGCGCGCTACCCGCTGGCGCAGACCACACGGCTTTGGCGCCTCGCCGTCACCGAGACCGGCGACCCCTGCATCGGCCTGCGCGTGGCCAGCCGCATCGGCCAGACCACCTTCCACGCGCTGAGCTATGCGCTCATGGCCAGCAGCACGCTGCGTGAATCCTTCGAGCGGCTGACCCGCTATTGCCGGATGGTCACCGACGCCGTCGACATGGACTTCACGCGCGACGGCAACTGCTACCGCCTCCGGATCCGTGTTCCCGAAGACGGTGAACAGCCCGCCTTCGAAGCGCTCGACGCTTTCGTCGCAGCCTATGTCCGCATGTGCCGCTCGGCGCTGGGCCGGCACTACAGCCCGCTGCGCATCGAGCTGCAGCGGCCGGAGCCGGCCGAGGCCGACTGCTTCCGCCGCATCCTGCGCGCACCGCTGTGCTTCAGCGCGCCGATGACCGAGCTGGTCTTCGACGCCGCCAGCCTGGAGCAACGCCTGGAAACGGCCAACCCGGAGCTGGCGCGTCACAACGACGCCGTCGTGCTGCACTACCTGGCGCGCTTCGATCGCGAGGACACCGTCGCCCGTGTACGCGCGACGCTGGTCGAACATCTGCCGCGCGGCGAACCCTCGCAGGGCTTCGTCGCCGACCGGCTGGGCCTGAGCGCGCGCAGCCTGCAGCGCCGGCTCGCCACCTTCGGCGTGACCTACAAGACGGTGGTGGACGAAGCGCGGCGCGAGCTGGCGCTGTCCTATCTGAGCCGCAACCTCACCAGCGTCACCGAAGTCACCTATCTGCTGGGCTTCTCGGACACCAGCAGCTTCGCGCGCGCTTTCCGGCGCTGGACCGGCGCCACCCCTACGCAATGGCGTCGCAGCCGGGCAGCACACGGTGTGACTGCGACCACGCGCGTCATCGCGACCGACGCCCAGCCGCTAGGCGCGGCCGGAAGCCCCTAGCGGCCGACACAGTGGCCACGGCTACACTGGCCGGCCACACCCGTCATCAACGCGCAGCCCGCAAGGCCGCGCGCGCCAGGTCACCCCATGCATCCGCCGCTACGCCGCCTTCTCCGCCGCACCCGACCGACGCTTGCCACAACGCTCATCGGCGCGCTGCTCGCCGGCGCCGCGCTGCCAGCCACCGACAGCGTCGACACCCGGCGGGGCGAGCACGCCGAGACGCTGCACGGCATTCGCGTCGCAGACCCCTACCGCTGGCTGGAGGACACGGCGTCTTCCGAAGTCGGCGACTGGGTGGCGCGCCAGAACCAGCAGGCGCGCCGTCATCTGGGCGCGCTGCCGCAGCACGAGGCCTTCGTTGAAGGGCTGACCGCTCTCTGGGACTACGAGCGGCGCAGCCTGCCCGGGCTCAGCGCCAGCGGCGCGCAGGTCTTCGAGGTCAACAGCGGGCTGCAGGAGCAGCCTGTGCTGCACTTCCGGGCCGCCCCCGAAGCCGAGGCGAGGGTGCTGCTCGACCCCAACGCCATCGACGCCGAGGAACCGCTCTCGGTGGCCGACTACGCGCTGTCGCCGGATGGCGAGCTGCTGGCCTACGCGCTGTCGCGCTCGGGCTCGGACTGGCGCACCATCCGCGTGCGCCGCACCGCCGGCGGCGAGGACCTGCCAGTGACGATCCGGCGCGTTAAATTCTCGGACATCGCCTGGAGCGCCGACAGCGCCGGCTTCTTCTACTCGCGCTACCCGGAGGCCCCCGACACGGCGGACGAGAGCTTCGACCCGCTCGCCCACCAGCAGCTGCGCTTCCACGCCATCGGCAGCGACCCCGCCAAGGACCCGGTGGTGCGCGCCGATCCCGAGCACCCGCGACGCGGCTTCTCGGCGGAGGTCTCCGACGACGGCGCCTGGCTGTTCCTCTACGACTGGGAGGGCACGCGCCACAACCGGCTGCACGTCCAACGCCTGTACCGTGACGCCCGCGCCCGCCTCAGCGGCGAGACGGTTCCCGTCGTGCGCGAGCTGCGCGCGGACTTCGAGGTTGTCGGCAATCACGGCGACACCCTCTATGTGCTGAGCAACGACGCCGCGCGCGGGCGCATCTTCGCCGTCGATCCCGGCGCACCGCAGGACTGGCGCCCGGTCATCCCCGAAGGCGAGGATGTGCTGCGCGACGCGCGGCTTGTAGGCGGCAAGCTCGTCGTGCACGCGCTGCGCGACGCAGCTTCGGTGCTGCGCGTGCACGACCGGCACGGCAAGCTGCTGCGCGAGATCAAGCTTCCCGGTCTGGGAACCATCACGGGCATCCGCGGCCGCGCCGAGAGCTCGCGGCTCTACTACGGCTTCACCAGCCCGACGCAGCCGACTCGGCTCTACGGCCTCGATCTCCACAGCGATGCCGAGGCCGATCTGCTGCACGCACCAGCGGTCGCCTTCGCTGCCGAGGCCTACGTCACGCACCGCGGCTTCGCCAGCTCGCGCGACGGCAGCCGCATCCCGGTGCTGGTGACGCATCGCCGCAACATCGAGCATGACAGCGACAACTCCACCGTTCTCTACGGCTACGGCGGCTTCAACATCGCGCTGACGCCTCGCTTCTCGGTGCCGGCAGCCGCCTGGCTGCAGGCCGGCGGCGTCTGGGCCATCGCCAATCTGCGCGGCGGCGGCGAATACGGGCGTGCCTGGCACGAGGCCGGCATCCGCACCAACAAAACCAATACCTTCGACGATGTCATCGCGGCGGCCGCGTGGCTCAAGAACGAGGGGTACTCGAAGCCCGCTCGCATGGCGCTGCACGGCGCCTCCAACGGCGGAATGGTGGTGGGCGCGGTGCTCAACCGCCGGCCCGATCTCTTCGCCGCGGCCGTGCCCGCCGTCGGCGTCATGGATCTGCTGCGCTTCCACGAGTTCACCATCGGCTGGGCCTGGATGCCGGACTACGGCGACCCCGGCGACGCCGAGGATTTCGAGACGCTGCACGCGATCTCGCCCTATCACAACATCCGGCCCGATACCGCCTACCCGGCGACGCTGATCACCACCGCCGACCACGACGACCGCGTCGCCCCCGGGCACAGCTACAAGTACGCCGCCCGCCTGCAGCGCGCTCAGGCCAGCGACGCCCCGGTGCTGCTGCGCGTGCAGACGCAGAGCGGCCACGGCACCGGCAAGGGCACGAGCCAGCGCATTGCCGAATGGAGCGACATTCTCGCCTTCATCGCTGAGCACACCGGACTGGAGCTGACCGAGAACGAGGTCGCGGACGACGCCCGCTAGGGCGCCAGCTCGCGCTCCAGCCGCAATCCCTCGCCACCGTCCTCGTAGTAGCCGGGCAGACGCGTGCGCTCGACATAGCCCAGCGCCGCGTAAAGCGCGCGCGCAGCCGCGTTGTCGGCGCGCACTTCCAGGCGCATGCGCACACAGCCCCGCCGGCGCGCCTCCTGCTCGAGTGTCGCCACCAGCGTGCGGGCCAGCCCGCGTCCGCGCGCGCCGGGCGCGACCACCAGGCTGTAGATGCGCCCGACCCGACTACCGACACGCGTCAACAGCACACTGGCACCGGCCAGCCCATCGACGCCGTCGACGACAAGCATGCAGGCCGAAGGCGAGCGCAGCAGCCGGCGCAGCGAGCGCGCGGACAGACGATCGCCCGGAAACAGCGCCTCCAGCGCAACCAGCGCCGGAAGATCCGCCGCGACGGCCGGGCGCGGCGTCTTCACTGCGGCATGCGGCCGTAGCGGCGCGCGTCGAGCTGGGCGCGCATGTGCGCAATGACACGCTCGTAAAGCGCATGCCCCAGCACCTGATCCTCGACGCCGGCGTCGAGATTGGGGTTGTCGTTGACCTCGATGACCTTGACGCGGCGGCCCGACTGCTTGAGATCGACGCCGTAGAGCCCGTCGCCGATGGCGCGCGCGGCGGCGACCGCGGCGCGCAGCACCGCACGCGGCGCCTCTTCGACGGGAATCGTCTCGTGCGCACCCTCATCGACACCGCCGGCGCCATCGCGCTTGACGATCTGCCAGTGCGCCTTGGCCATGAAATAGCGGCAGGCGTAGAAGGCCTCGCCGCCGATGACGCCGATGCGCCAGTCGTAGTCGGTGGGCTCGAAGGCCTGCGCAACGATGATATCGGAGCGCTCCAGCATGGCCTGCGCGGCGCGCTTCAGCGCCGCGGCGTCGTCGACCTTGACCACGCCCAGCGAGAAGGCCGAATCGGGCTGCTTGAGTACGCAGGGCAGTCCCAGCCGGCCGACCACCTCGCCGAGGTTGCGGGCGTGCACGAGCATGGTGGCAGGCGTGGCGATGCGGTGGCGCGTCATCAGCTCGGCCAGGAAGACCTTGTTGGCGCAGCGCAGGATGGACTCCGGATGATCGATGACCACCAGGCTCTCGCGCGCGGCACGGCGCGCGAAGCGATAGGTGTGGTGGTTGACGGCCGTCGTCTCGCGGATGAACAGCGCATCGAACTCGGCGATATGGCCGTAGTCGCTGCGGTCGATGAACTCCACCGCGAAGCCCTGCGCCTCGGCGGCGCGCTCGAAGTGCTTCAGCGCACGCGCGTTGGAGGGCGGCTGCGCCTCGTCGGGGTTGACCAGGATGGCGAGGTCGTAGGCGTGCCGGCGGCGGCTGCCGCGGCTGCGCCCGCGCTGGCGGAAGTAGTCGGCGGCAACCTCCGCCAGAAAACCGCGATGCGCCTCCGGCACTTCACCCAGCGCCAACGCGCGGATGGCCTCCACGCGCCAGTCGTTACCCCGACGCGCCAGACGTATCTCCAGCAGCGGCGCCGGGAAGGCGTTGAATAGTGCCCGCGCCAGCCGCGCGTGGCGCTGCACCGGGCAGCGGCCAAAGTAGGCGTGCAGAACATGGCGGGGCGACTCCAGCGGAGCCAGCGAGGACTGCAGCAGGCGATCCAGATCCTCGTTGAGCAGGCGCGGACCGTCGCGCAGCTTGAGGTCCTGGATGGTCGTCACTTCCGGCAGCGGTCGATGGCCGCGCGCGGCCGCCAGCAGCGAAACGTAGTAGCCCGAGCTCTGGTAGGCGAAGGAACGACAGAGGTTGTAAACGCGCGTGCGCGGCGGCTCGCCGGCTGCCTCGTTGAGATACTCCCAGGCCGTCATCACGCGCACGGCCGCGTCGCCCGCAACGGGTGCCGGCCAGTCGGCACGCTGGTCCACCACGACGATGCCGGTCATGCGCTCCCTCCCCCTCCGGTCTTCGACGGCTCGATAACGAGCAGATTGCAGTCGTAGGACACCACGCCCAGCAGCACGGCCGCGATAAGGCGCTCGATCTTTACCGGGTAGACGCGCGCCTCGCCGTCGAAGGGATTGCCGGCCCAGGGGTCCGCCACCCATACCTCGCGCTTGCTTCGATCGTAGCCGGAAAGCACGACGAAATGCCCGCCCGGCTCGCCGTGCAGATCGTCGAACTCGTTGTCCGGGCGCTCGCGCGGCGTGCGGTAGAGCCACGTGGAGGACAGGCCGGTGAGGATCGGAATACCGCGCGTCAGATATTTGCGCAGCAGCGCGCCGGTGAGGTCTGCCATGCGCAGCTCGCCGCCGGCGCGCAGCACCTCGATGTAGCCCTGCGTCGCCACTGCCAGCTTGGGATGCGCCGCGCACTTGATCGGCAGCTGCGCTTCCAGCTTGGCGATGAGCGCGGCACGCGACAAACTCACCCAGCTCGGGTCGAAGACGGCGAGATTGTGCAGATAGATGCGCGCCCGATAACCACGCGCCAACGCGTGCAGGGCCAGGAAGGCGTCGAGGGTGCCGCCGTCGCGCAGCTCGCGTGTCTGCTCGATAACCGCCTCCAGCGCGATGTCGTCGCCGTGATAGCGGTAGACCGCGTGCAGGCAGGTCGGCCCGCAGGTGGTGTCGGTGGGCTGGGCGGGGACTTCGAAAGCGAGACGAGTTGTCATGGGCGGTAGGCGAGCGGCGCGCGCATTCTGCGCCTTGCGGCGCGCCCGCGCATCGCCCAAGATGCCGCTCGATGAGCGCTTCCGCCACTTTCCGACGAACGGCCTGCCTGCTGCTGTTGGGCGCGCCCCTGCTCACCCTCGCGGAGGGCGACTGGCGCGCCGAGCGAGTAGGTGGTGAAGTGCTGCGCGATGGGCAGCAGGCCCTCGCCGACGGCGAGCCGGTGGCGTCCCCGGCACGCCTACAGCTGGCGGAAGGCGCCGCCCTGACCTTGCGCAGGGACGCCTCTCGCCTGCGTCTGCGCGGCCCGGCAGAGCTGCGCCTACACGAGGAAGGGCCCGACGGTGGCGCGCGGATCGTGCTCAGCAAAGGCGCCATGCGCACCAGCGCCGAGTCGGGCCCGGCGCTGAAGATCAATGCGGGTGCGCTGCGTCTGCAACTGGACGAGGCTGAGGCCTGGGTGGAGACCGCCGATACTGGCCGCGTCTGCGCGCTGCATGGCGAGATCGCCGTGCAACACGCCGAGGCCTACCCCACCTACCGACTGCAGGAAACGGGCGCCTGCCTGGCCGCGGCCTCTGATGGCGTGCTGCTGCACGAGTGGCCGGACCGGGCAACGCTCAACGCCCGGCTCGCGCGCGCCGACGGCGGCAGCCGGCCGCTGCCGGCCAACTTCCGCCCGCCGCTGGCGCCGGCGCGGCCTGCGGATGCGGCACTGCCACGCGAGCCGGCAGACGCACCGACATCCGATGCCACGACGCCCGTGAACGAAGGCGGCTGGTACGTCGTGCTGGGCGCCTTCTCGACTCAGGAGCGCGCTCAGCGGCAGCTCGACACGGCCGCCGTAGACGGTCAGGTACTACCGGGTACCGCGGACGCAGCACCCTATCGCAGCGTGGCCGGCCCGCACGCCGACCGCGAAGCCGCCGAAAGCGCGCGGGAAGCACTGCGCGAACGCGTCCCTGGCGCCTGGCTGCTGCAGCACACCCCATAAAAGCGGGACGGCGCGACATACGCGCGCATGCTACATATTCCCTGTCTTCAATCCGGAATAACGCCATGCACCGTGTCTTTCCCGCCGCCGGCCTTGCCGTGCTGCTAACACTGACCTCCTTCTCCGCCATCGCCGGAGGCTGGGCGCGCATCGCCTCCGAGGGAGAAAACATGAAACTGGAGTACGGCGACGCAGCGCTGCGCATGAGCGTAGGCGGTCAGGGCGAGGACGCCTACCTCCTGATCCGGGACGGCAAGATCTACTCGGTCACCGGCGGGGTGGTGATCGACGCCACCAGCATGATGGAGCGCTTCGGTAACAAGACGAAGACGCCGGGCGACTCACTGGCACGCTTCCACGGCCTGGAAGCCACCGGCCGCAATGAGACGGTTGCGGGCATAAGCGGCGAGGTGCATGTGCTGGATTTCACCGACCACAACGGCCGGCGCCAGCAGAAGGAGGTCGTGCTGTCGGATGACCAGCGCGTGGTCGAAATGCAGCGCGCCTTCCTGCGCATGACGAAGACGATGGCCGACGCCGCCGGCACCGACACGGCCGGCGCTGCCGACTTCGAGGCGGCGCTGGGCAGCCGCGGCGTGCTGCGCATGGGCAACGAGATGCGCGTGGCGGAAATCAGCGGCGACGACCCGGGATCCGCCCGTTTGGAGCTGCCCTCGAAGCCGATGAGCTTCGGTGACTTCGGCGGCGCTTTCGGGAAGTAGCTAGCGCGCCGGTAAGGCAGCGGCGGCCGGCTCGCGAGCCAGCCAGCCGATGCGGTGGGCCGCGGGCTCGTAGACCTCGCGCCAGCCGCTGCGCACCGACAGCAGGATCAGCAGGCTGCCGTCTTCCAGCTGCGTGATGGCCTCGCCGTCCGGCGCGTCATGCAGCATGGCGGCCTCGCTCAAGCGATAGCGCGGCAGATGCGCGCCCACCGTCGCGGCCATGTCGGGGGCGGCGCGCACACGCGTGGCATCCAGCGCGACCAGGGCGCGCAGCGCCCCGGCCAACGCTTCGGCGTCATCGGTTTCGGCGAGAGCGGCTTCCGCCGGCCCGGCCAGCGCGAAGGTCTCTTCGGCATCCTCGCGCGCGCCCAGGCCCAGACGCTCCAGCGGAATGAAGAAGGTGCCGCGCTCAGGCGGGCGGTGCGGCTCGCGCGCTTCGGCAACACCGACGAGCAGCAGAAGCGGAAGGCAGCGAATCAGAGATTTCGGCACGCCGATTCTCCTCGGAACGAGGGACCACCATCCCAGACCGCCGCCGCTGCGGCAAGACGACTCAGTCGCGCGCGGCGCGCTTGCGCTCGTGCTCCTTGAGAAAACGCTTGCGGATGCGGATGGCCTTGGGTGTGATCTCCACCAACTCATCGTCGTTGATGAACTCCAGCGCCTGCTCCAGGCTCATCTTCACGGCCGGGGTCAGCAGCACGTTTTCATCCGAACCGGAAGCGCGGACATTGGTCAGCTTCTTGCCCTTGAGGACATTGACCACGAGATCGTTTTCGCGCGAGTGGATGCCGACGACCTGGCCTTCGTAGACGATATCGCCGGGCTCCGCCATCATTCGACCGCGGTCCTGCAGGTTGAAGATGGCGTAGGCCAGCGCCTTGCCGGCCTCGTTGGAGATGAGCACACCGTTGTGACGATTCCCCACCGCCATCGCCGCGCGCGGCGCGAAGCGGTCGAAGTTGTGCGCCAGCAGGCCGGTGCCCGAGGTCAGCGACAGGAACTCGGTCTGGAAGCCGATGAGCCCGCGCGAGGGGATGTCGTAGGACAGTCGCACGCGCCCGCTATCGTCGGTGTGCATATCGGTCATCTGGCCGCCGCGCTCGTTGAGCGCCTGGATGATCGCGCCCTGGTACTCGCCGTCGATATCCGCGGTCAACCGCTCCCACGGCTCGTGAATCTCGCCGTCGACCTCGCGGGTGATGACCTGCGGCCGGCCGACGGCCAGCTCGTAGCCCTCGCGGCGCATGTTCTCCAGCAGCACCGAGAGATGCAGCAGGCCGCGCCCGGAGACCCGGAACTGGTCAGCCGAACTCTGCTGCTCGACACGCAACGCGACGTTGACCTTCAGCTCGCGCTCCAGGCGCTCGCCGATCTGGCGGCTGGTGATGAACTTGCCCTCGGTGCCGGCCATGGGCGACTTGTTGACCTCGAAGGTCATGCTCATGGTCGGCTCGTCGACCTCGAGCAGCGGCAGCGGCTCGGGCGCGGAGGGGTCGCAGAGGGTCTCTGAAATGCCCAGCTCCTCGACGCCGGTCACGGCGATGATCTCGCCGGCAGTGGCGCCGCTGACCTCGCGCCGGTCCAGACCGAGGAAGCCGAGCACCTGCAGCACGCGCGCGCTACGCTTGGAGCCGTCGCGGGCGAGCACGCTCACCGAAGTGTTCGGGGTGATGCGGCCGCGCTTGATGCGACCGGTACCGATGACGCCGACGTAGTTCGACCAGTCCAGCGAGATCACCTGCATCTGGAAGGGGCCGTCCGGATCGACGTCGGGGGCAGCGACGCGATCGACGATGCTCTCGAAGAGCGGGCTCATGTCGCCTTCGCGCACGTCCGGCTCCAGACCGGCGTAACCCTGCAGCGCCGAGGCATAGACGATCGGGAAATCCAGCTGATCATCACTGGCGCCGAGGGCGTCGAAGAGATCGAAGACCTGGTTCACCACCCAGTCCGGCCGCGCGCCGGGGCGGTCGACCTTGTTGACGACGACGATGGGCTTGAGGCCCAGCGCGAAGGCCTTGGCGGTGACGAAGCGCG of Algiphilus aromaticivorans DG1253 contains these proteins:
- a CDS encoding AraC family transcriptional regulator, which codes for MQRSASSLSSWALAIRRTLDDAGHDGLALMHRAGMDPAALSDPDARYPLAQTTRLWRLAVTETGDPCIGLRVASRIGQTTFHALSYALMASSTLRESFERLTRYCRMVTDAVDMDFTRDGNCYRLRIRVPEDGEQPAFEALDAFVAAYVRMCRSALGRHYSPLRIELQRPEPAEADCFRRILRAPLCFSAPMTELVFDAASLEQRLETANPELARHNDAVVLHYLARFDREDTVARVRATLVEHLPRGEPSQGFVADRLGLSARSLQRRLATFGVTYKTVVDEARRELALSYLSRNLTSVTEVTYLLGFSDTSSFARAFRRWTGATPTQWRRSRAAHGVTATTRVIATDAQPLGAAGSP
- a CDS encoding prolyl oligopeptidase family serine peptidase, which produces MHPPLRRLLRRTRPTLATTLIGALLAGAALPATDSVDTRRGEHAETLHGIRVADPYRWLEDTASSEVGDWVARQNQQARRHLGALPQHEAFVEGLTALWDYERRSLPGLSASGAQVFEVNSGLQEQPVLHFRAAPEAEARVLLDPNAIDAEEPLSVADYALSPDGELLAYALSRSGSDWRTIRVRRTAGGEDLPVTIRRVKFSDIAWSADSAGFFYSRYPEAPDTADESFDPLAHQQLRFHAIGSDPAKDPVVRADPEHPRRGFSAEVSDDGAWLFLYDWEGTRHNRLHVQRLYRDARARLSGETVPVVRELRADFEVVGNHGDTLYVLSNDAARGRIFAVDPGAPQDWRPVIPEGEDVLRDARLVGGKLVVHALRDAASVLRVHDRHGKLLREIKLPGLGTITGIRGRAESSRLYYGFTSPTQPTRLYGLDLHSDAEADLLHAPAVAFAAEAYVTHRGFASSRDGSRIPVLVTHRRNIEHDSDNSTVLYGYGGFNIALTPRFSVPAAAWLQAGGVWAIANLRGGGEYGRAWHEAGIRTNKTNTFDDVIAAAAWLKNEGYSKPARMALHGASNGGMVVGAVLNRRPDLFAAAVPAVGVMDLLRFHEFTIGWAWMPDYGDPGDAEDFETLHAISPYHNIRPDTAYPATLITTADHDDRVAPGHSYKYAARLQRAQASDAPVLLRVQTQSGHGTGKGTSQRIAEWSDILAFIAEHTGLELTENEVADDAR
- a CDS encoding GNAT family N-acetyltransferase, with product MKTPRPAVAADLPALVALEALFPGDRLSARSLRRLLRSPSACMLVVDGVDGLAGASVLLTRVGSRVGRIYSLVVAPGARGRGLARTLVATLEQEARRRGCVRMRLEVRADNAAARALYAALGYVERTRLPGYYEDGGEGLRLERELAP
- a CDS encoding RimK family protein; translated protein: MTGIVVVDQRADWPAPVAGDAAVRVMTAWEYLNEAAGEPPRTRVYNLCRSFAYQSSGYYVSLLAAARGHRPLPEVTTIQDLKLRDGPRLLNEDLDRLLQSSLAPLESPRHVLHAYFGRCPVQRHARLARALFNAFPAPLLEIRLARRGNDWRVEAIRALALGEVPEAHRGFLAEVAADYFRQRGRSRGSRRRHAYDLAILVNPDEAQPPSNARALKHFERAAEAQGFAVEFIDRSDYGHIAEFDALFIRETTAVNHHTYRFARRAARESLVVIDHPESILRCANKVFLAELMTRHRIATPATMLVHARNLGEVVGRLGLPCVLKQPDSAFSLGVVKVDDAAALKRAAQAMLERSDIIVAQAFEPTDYDWRIGVIGGEAFYACRYFMAKAHWQIVKRDGAGGVDEGAHETIPVEEAPRAVLRAAVAAARAIGDGLYGVDLKQSGRRVKVIEVNDNPNLDAGVEDQVLGHALYERVIAHMRAQLDARRYGRMPQ
- a CDS encoding C39 family peptidase, which gives rise to MTTRLAFEVPAQPTDTTCGPTCLHAVYRYHGDDIALEAVIEQTRELRDGGTLDAFLALHALARGYRARIYLHNLAVFDPSWVSLSRAALIAKLEAQLPIKCAAHPKLAVATQGYIEVLRAGGELRMADLTGALLRKYLTRGIPILTGLSSTWLYRTPRERPDNEFDDLHGEPGGHFVVLSGYDRSKREVWVADPWAGNPFDGEARVYPVKIERLIAAVLLGVVSYDCNLLVIEPSKTGGGGSA
- a CDS encoding SPOR domain-containing protein — its product is MSASATFRRTACLLLLGAPLLTLAEGDWRAERVGGEVLRDGQQALADGEPVASPARLQLAEGAALTLRRDASRLRLRGPAELRLHEEGPDGGARIVLSKGAMRTSAESGPALKINAGALRLQLDEAEAWVETADTGRVCALHGEIAVQHAEAYPTYRLQETGACLAAASDGVLLHEWPDRATLNARLARADGGSRPLPANFRPPLAPARPADAALPREPADAPTSDATTPVNEGGWYVVLGAFSTQERAQRQLDTAAVDGQVLPGTADAAPYRSVAGPHADREAAESAREALRERVPGAWLLQHTP
- the typA gene encoding translational GTPase TypA, whose amino-acid sequence is MTASLRNIAIIAHVDHGKTTLVDKLLRQSNTLEARTDYGERIMDSNSLEKERGITILSKNTALDWKDSRDGTDYRINIVDTPGHADFGGEVERVLSMVDSVLLLVDAVDGPMPQTRFVTAKAFALGLKPIVVVNKVDRPGARPDWVVNQVFDLFDALGASDDQLDFPIVYASALQGYAGLEPDVREGDMSPLFESIVDRVAAPDVDPDGPFQMQVISLDWSNYVGVIGTGRIKRGRITPNTSVSVLARDGSKRSARVLQVLGFLGLDRREVSGATAGEIIAVTGVEELGISETLCDPSAPEPLPLLEVDEPTMSMTFEVNKSPMAGTEGKFITSRQIGERLERELKVNVALRVEQQSSADQFRVSGRGLLHLSVLLENMRREGYELAVGRPQVITREVDGEIHEPWERLTADIDGEYQGAIIQALNERGGQMTDMHTDDSGRVRLSYDIPSRGLIGFQTEFLSLTSGTGLLAHNFDRFAPRAAMAVGNRHNGVLISNEAGKALAYAIFNLQDRGRMMAEPGDIVYEGQVVGIHSRENDLVVNVLKGKKLTNVRASGSDENVLLTPAVKMSLEQALEFINDDELVEITPKAIRIRKRFLKEHERKRAARD